The following coding sequences are from one Gossypium hirsutum isolate 1008001.06 chromosome A12, Gossypium_hirsutum_v2.1, whole genome shotgun sequence window:
- the LOC121211168 gene encoding mediator of RNA polymerase II transcription subunit 10b isoform X1 translates to MDSSQASTLGTSGSGGNGLLSTQTNDTANATPNDDPKQNLNQVINSIQKTLGLLHQLYLTVSSFNAASQLPLLQRLNSLVTELDNMAKLSEKCNIQVPMEVLNLIDDGKNPDEFTRDVLNGCIAKNQVTKGKTDAFKGLRKHLLEELEQAFPDEVESYREIRASAAAESKRLAQSQSILQNGDVKVKTEL, encoded by the exons ATGGATTCGTCACAAGCTTCAACGTTAGGGACGAGTGGGAGCGGCGGAAACGGGTTGTTAAGCACTCAAACTAATGATACGGCAAACGCAACCCCTAATGATGATCCTAAGCAGAATCTGAATCAAGTAATCAATTCCATCCAGAAAACTTTAGGCCTTCTTCATCAACTATATCTCACCGTCTCTTCTTTCAATGCCGCTTCCCAGCTCCCTCTCCTTCAGCgcct tAATTCATTAGTTACGGAGCTCGATAACATGGCAAAGTTATCTGAAAAGTGTAATATTCAAGTGCCGATGGAAGTTCTTAA TTTGATTGATGATGGGAAGAACCCTGATGAATTTACGAGAGATGTTTTAAACGGTTGTATTGCAAAAAATCAGGTTACTAAAGGCAAAACCGATGCTTTCAAG GGTTTACGGAAACATCTTCTCGAAGAGCTTGAACAGGCATTTCCTGATGAAGTTGAATCCTACAGGGAGATACGCGCGAGTGCTGCTGCT GAATCTAAGCGGCTCGCACAATCACAAAGTATTTTACAAAATGGAGATGTAAAAGTCAAAACTGAGCTTTAG
- the LOC121211167 gene encoding homeobox-leucine zipper protein ATHB-12 — translation MANPCRLREKSTRVSNRFPIKHQQEVFSPSKPASGQVQAHPSDTLSTTYRHIVSQSYIMFIYTLALLHLSLLHTLCPVIIYYTMLANKEQLHTAAVKMELGLSGLDHLDMRHHAITNVKSSNRNKRRFSDEQIRSLEVMFESDSRPESLIKQQLANELGLQPRQIAIWFQNRRARSKAKQIERDYNVLKESYDALSSSYESLKLENQSLRIQLQKLKGQLEMEHENQQHHGPNRADENSGNAKPENGSTILDTNKKVTILLEGYDRLLPCNDNSRNVESEDGDRVALDIIKATNGSLTSSEKWCHFESNCFLDESSCSSNWWEYW, via the exons ATGGCCAATCCATGTCGTTTGAGAGAGAAATCCACAAGGGTGTCCAACAGGTTCCCGATAAAGCATCAACAAGAGGTATTTTCCCCATCAAAACCGGCTTCAGGTCAAGTTCAGGCCCACCCCTCGGATACCCTCTCCACCACTTATAGGCACATCGTTTCCCAATCATATATTATGTTTATATACACCCTAGCTCTCCTCCATCTTAGTTTGCTTCACACTCTCTGCCCTGTAATAATATACTATACCATGTTGGCAAATAAAGAGCAGCTCCACACTGCGGCGGTGAAGATGGAGCTTGGTTTATCAGGTTTAGATCACCTGGATATGCGCCACCACGCTATTACAAATGTTAAATCCAGCAATAGGAACAAGAGAAGATTCAGTGACGAACAAATCAGGTCACTTGAAGTCATGTTCGAGTCGGACTCGAGACCAGAGTCACTGATAAAACAGCAGCTAGCTAATGAGCTTGGACTACAGCCTCGACAGATTGCCATCTGGTTCCAGAATAGGAGAGCTAGATCAAAAGCTAAGCAAATTGAGCGAGATTACAACGTTTTGAAAGAGAGTTACGATGCTCTTTCTTCTAGCTATGAATCCTTGAAACTAGAAAATCAATCCTTACGTATCCAG CTGCAAAAACTGAAGGGTCAGCTTGAAATGGAACACGAAAACCAACAACACCATGGACCAAACAGAGCAGATGAAAACAGTGGTAATGCCAAACCCGAGAATGGGAGTACTATACTTGACACAAACAAGAAGGTTACCATCCTACTCGAAGGATATGACCGTTTGCTTCCATGCAATGACAATAGCAGAAATGTCGAGAGCGAGGATGGAGATAGGGTGGCTCTGGACATTATAAAAGCAACCAATGGTTCCTTGACTTCATCGGAAAAATGGTGCCACTTCGAGTCCAATTGTTTCCTAGACGAGTCGAGTTGTAGTTCAAACTGGTGGGAGTACTGGTGA
- the LOC121211168 gene encoding mediator of RNA polymerase II transcription subunit 10b isoform X2, whose product MDSSQASTLGTSGSGGNGLLSTQTNDTANATPNDDPKQNLNQVINSIQKTLGLLHQLYLTVSSFNAASQLPLLQRLNSLVTELDNMAKLSEKCNIQVPMEVLNLIDDGKNPDEFTRDVLNGCIAKNQVTKGKTDAFKGLRKHLLEELEQAFPDEVESYREIRASAAAVS is encoded by the exons ATGGATTCGTCACAAGCTTCAACGTTAGGGACGAGTGGGAGCGGCGGAAACGGGTTGTTAAGCACTCAAACTAATGATACGGCAAACGCAACCCCTAATGATGATCCTAAGCAGAATCTGAATCAAGTAATCAATTCCATCCAGAAAACTTTAGGCCTTCTTCATCAACTATATCTCACCGTCTCTTCTTTCAATGCCGCTTCCCAGCTCCCTCTCCTTCAGCgcct tAATTCATTAGTTACGGAGCTCGATAACATGGCAAAGTTATCTGAAAAGTGTAATATTCAAGTGCCGATGGAAGTTCTTAA TTTGATTGATGATGGGAAGAACCCTGATGAATTTACGAGAGATGTTTTAAACGGTTGTATTGCAAAAAATCAGGTTACTAAAGGCAAAACCGATGCTTTCAAG GGTTTACGGAAACATCTTCTCGAAGAGCTTGAACAGGCATTTCCTGATGAAGTTGAATCCTACAGGGAGATACGCGCGAGTGCTGCTGCTGTGAGTTAA